In Octopus bimaculoides isolate UCB-OBI-ISO-001 chromosome 14, ASM119413v2, whole genome shotgun sequence, the following are encoded in one genomic region:
- the LOC106884024 gene encoding zinc finger protein ZFP2 produces MESHLGHSGGKNMRQKQFLPCSNAGHAPPIHKMPHMHSEKVYHGNMCNPKSYPPNCSSMHMHNRLHSATAVSKPYWDIYGKPLSLGKTLPQSSIPPPMPTMAPPIPPLPLPSPSSSSSSSSSSPLINQPKGTASSSPSPHHTSRNISKPFHCDACPSMSPHQAHINQYQHLDKVSNFHCDICPPPHMPPLLPSSPSTPSPSNSTSHHQHCDICPPSSTCSSQPMSSPPIVHPHHQNHPQQSLQPPPPPSPISTVTTPHQQSQQQQQQQHQQQQQQQQLSNQHVHQEKPYHCDVCPHQFARRDALQCHKRTHTGEKPFRCDICNGQFARRDTLQCHKRTHTGEKPFQCEVCPKKFARRDKLQCHKRTHSGEKPYHCDLCSGQFARRDTLLCHKRTHTGLKPFACDLCPKKFARSDQLTCHKRTHSGIKPFHCNLCQRQFAQRDKLVCHKRTHSGERPFECDVCGRRFARRDTLQCHKRTHTGDKPYQCDLCIQRFARRDTLQCHRRTHSGEKPFSCEFCGKLFARTDKLQRHRRTHARQHSHHQHQHSHSAVAASTVLPAGSSGLASPVAVLPPPPGPFVVESNNSFARPGTTPPACKNIKDYTPVSVTNHLWQAIYS; encoded by the coding sequence ATGGAAAGTCATCTTGGACATAGTGGAGGGAAAAACATGCGTCAAAAGCAGTTCCTTCCCTGCAGCAATGCTGGTCATGCCCCACCCATACATAAAATGCCCCACATGCACTCAGAAAAAGTATACCATGGAAATATGTGTAACCCAAAATCCTATCCACCAAACTGCAGTTCCATGCATATGCACAATCGGTTACATAGTGCTACTGCTGTCAGTAAACCTTATTGGGACATTTATGGCAAGCCTCTCTCATTGGGAAAAACCTTGCCACAATCATCAATACCTCCTCCAATGCCAACAATGGCACCACCAATCCCCCCTTTACCTCTACCATCTCCAagttcctcttcctcttcatcctCATCTTCACCACTGATAAATCAACCAAAAGGTACTGCTTCATCATCGCCCTCCCCCCATCACACTTCTCGCAATATCAGCAAGCCTTTCCATTGTGATGCCTGCCCATCAATGTCACCTCACCAGGCACACATAAACCAGTACCAGCATCTCGACAAGGTTTCCAACTTTCACTGCGATATCTGTCCACCTCCACACATGCCACCTCTTCTGCCGTCCTCTCCATCAACACCTTCACCTTCCAATTCAACATCCCACCACCAGCATTGCGATATATGTCCCCCTTCATCAACTTGCTCTTCCCAGCCCATGTCATCACCACCCATTGTTCATCCTCATCACCAAAATCATCCACAACAATCATTacagcctccaccaccaccatcacctattTCAACAGTAACCACACCACATCAACAatcacagcaacagcagcagcagcagcatcaacaacagcagcaacaacagcaactatccAACCAACATGTTCATcaagagaaaccatatcactgtgatgtttgCCCACATCAATTTGCCCGTCGAGATGCATTGCAGTGTCATAAAAGGACTCATACTGGTGAGAAGCCTTTCCGTTGCGATATCTGTAATGGGCAGTTTGCTCGTCGAGATACCCTGCAATGTCACAAACGAACCCACACTGGTGAAAAGCCATTTCAATGTGAAGTCTGCCCTAAAAAATTTGCCCGGCGGGACAAACTTCAATGTCACAAACGGACTCATTCgggtgaaaaaccatatcactgtgatctTTGCAGTGGTCAGTTTGCTAGACGAGATACACTGTTGTGTCACAAACGAACTCACACTGGACTGAAACCTTTTGCCTGTGACCTCTGCCCTAAAAAATTTGCTCGATCGGATCAATTAACTTGCCACAAACGTACTCATTCAGGCATAAAACCATTCCACTGCAATCTTTGCCAGAGGCAGTTTGCCCAGCGGGATAAACTTGTTTGTCACAAGCGAACACACTCTGGTGAGAGGCCATTTGAGTGTGATGTCTGTGGCCGCCGGTTTGCCCGCCGGGATACCCTGCAATGTCACAAGCGAACCCACACTGGCGACAAACCCTATCAGTGTGATCTGTGCATCCAAAGATTTGCTCGACGTGATACGTTGCAATGTCATCGAAGGACCCactcaggagagaaaccattcagCTGTGAGTTTTGTGGGAAGCTGTTCGCTCGCACTGACAAACTGCAGCGACATAGGCGCACACATGCTAGGCAACATAgccaccatcaacaccagcatTCTCATTCAGCAGTTGCTGCATCTACAGTTCTACCAGCTGGCAGCTCTGGTCTAGCATCACCAGTGGCTGTTCTCCCTCCACCTCCTGGACCATTTGTAGTTGAGAGTAACAATAGTTTTGCTCGACCTGGAACCACACCTCCTGCCTGTAAAAACATCAAAGACTACACACCTGTTTCTGTGACGAACCATCTGTGGCAAGCAATCTATTcatga